A genomic stretch from Sphingobacterium sp. ML3W includes:
- the argB gene encoding acetylglutamate kinase, which yields MANSVLNIIKIGGNIIDDESLLDSFLEKFSALSGKKILVHGGGKIATRLASELGVQAQMVEGRRVTDEDMLRIVTMVYAGLTNKTIVAKLQKLKCDAVGLTGADGDVIKAIKRPVKDIDYGFVGDLLHDSVNTLAIKKFLEAGFIPVFSAITHNGLGQLLNTNADTIASSLAVSLASLYETSLVYCFEKNGVLRDVTDENSVIPTIKSEEFEYLKESGIVNDGMIPKLQNAFNAINKGVQEVYIGHANNLHLFQQGQFGTCLTLK from the coding sequence ATGGCTAATAGTGTATTAAATATTATAAAAATTGGCGGAAATATTATCGATGATGAGAGTCTGTTGGATTCTTTTTTAGAGAAATTTTCTGCATTGTCTGGGAAGAAGATCCTAGTGCATGGCGGTGGTAAAATTGCAACACGTTTGGCAAGCGAGCTTGGTGTACAAGCTCAAATGGTTGAAGGCCGTAGAGTGACGGACGAAGATATGCTTCGTATAGTCACGATGGTATATGCTGGATTAACAAATAAAACCATCGTTGCCAAATTACAAAAATTAAAATGTGATGCTGTAGGTTTAACAGGTGCTGATGGCGATGTGATAAAGGCTATAAAACGCCCTGTCAAGGATATTGACTATGGTTTTGTAGGAGATTTATTGCATGATTCTGTGAATACACTGGCGATAAAAAAATTCCTGGAAGCAGGTTTTATTCCTGTGTTCTCTGCCATCACTCATAATGGTTTAGGACAGCTGCTTAACACCAATGCAGATACCATTGCCTCATCGTTAGCTGTCTCTCTGGCGTCTTTATATGAAACATCATTGGTGTATTGTTTCGAGAAGAATGGTGTATTACGCGATGTGACAGATGAAAATTCGGTTATACCAACGATTAAATCCGAAGAATTTGAATATCTCAAAGAATCGGGAATTGTCAATGATGGTATGATTCCGAAACTACAAAATGCATTTAATGCAATAAATAAAGGTGTTCAAGAGGTATATATTGGTCATGCAAATAATTTGCACTTGTTCCAACAAGGGCAGTTTGGTACCTGCTTGACATTAAAGTAA
- a CDS encoding acetylornithine carbamoyltransferase yields the protein MKKFFSVKDVSSVADVVHEALALKAAPYDNQDLGKHKTLGLVFLNPSLRTRLSTQKAAMNLGMNVMVMNMDKDGWALETQDGVVMNGSTVEHIREAAAVMGEYCDILGLRSFPKLKDREEDYSEDLFNKFIKYCGVPVVSLESATRHPLQSLTDIITITEHKNTAKPKVVLAWAPHVKALPQAVPNSFAEWMCKAQEEGLVEFTIAQPMGYELSKDFTNGATISTNLNESLKDADFVYVKNWSSYQEYGEVYTVDEDWMMDNEKLSLTNDAKVMHCLPVRRDLELSSEILDGPNSLVIKEASNRVWAAQVVLKRMLEDLV from the coding sequence ATGAAAAAGTTTTTCTCTGTAAAAGACGTATCTAGTGTAGCAGACGTTGTCCATGAGGCGTTAGCTCTAAAAGCGGCACCTTATGATAATCAAGATCTTGGTAAACATAAGACCTTGGGTCTTGTGTTTTTGAACCCTAGCTTGCGTACTCGTCTGAGTACCCAAAAAGCAGCAATGAACTTGGGGATGAATGTGATGGTCATGAACATGGACAAGGATGGTTGGGCATTAGAAACACAGGATGGTGTCGTGATGAATGGCAGTACTGTTGAGCATATCCGCGAAGCAGCAGCGGTCATGGGCGAATATTGCGATATACTCGGATTACGATCTTTTCCGAAGCTAAAGGACCGAGAAGAGGACTACAGCGAGGATCTATTCAATAAATTTATTAAATATTGTGGTGTCCCTGTTGTTTCTTTGGAAAGTGCCACACGTCATCCATTACAGAGTTTGACGGATATCATTACCATTACCGAGCATAAGAATACGGCGAAACCAAAGGTTGTATTGGCTTGGGCTCCGCATGTGAAAGCTTTACCACAAGCTGTGCCGAATTCTTTTGCAGAGTGGATGTGTAAGGCACAGGAAGAGGGGCTTGTAGAGTTTACGATTGCACAACCTATGGGGTATGAACTGAGCAAGGATTTTACGAATGGAGCTACGATTTCAACGAATTTAAATGAAAGCCTGAAAGACGCTGATTTTGTTTATGTGAAAAACTGGTCATCCTATCAGGAATATGGTGAGGTATATACAGTAGATGAGGATTGGATGATGGACAATGAAAAACTGTCTTTGACAAATGATGCGAAGGTCATGCATTGTTTGCCTGTAAGACGGGATCTGGAGTTGTCATCTGAAATCTTGGATGGACCGAACTCGTTGGTTATTAAAGAGGCAAGTAATCGTGTCTGGGCAGCTCAGGTTGTTTTAAAACGAATGCTGGAAGATCTAGTCTAA